The DNA window TCCTCGCCAAGGACATCTACAACGGCACCAAATTGCCTGTCTATTCTCTGGTTCCTCCGGGCATGGAAAATTACGGCGAACCATCCAAGGCCGATTTTGCCGACCTGTCACAGCTTGATCGCGATGATCAGGCCGTCAAGTTGTTGAAAGAAGCGGGCTTTGGCGAAGGCGGCAAGCCGCTTAACATCGAAATCCGTTACAACACCAACCCGAACCACGAGCGTGTGGCAACGGCTGTTGCTGATATGTGGAAGAAGACATTGGGCGCCAATGTGACGCTGATGAATCTCGATATCTCATCGCATTATGCCTATCTGCAGGAAGGCGGCAAATTCAACGTTGCCCGTGCAGGTTGGACAGCCGACTATGCGGACCCGGAAAACTTCCTCAACCTCAATGTCAGCAGCAACAAGACCTTCAATTATGGGCATTATTCCAATCCGGAATTCGATGCGCTGATGAAGAAGTCCTATGAAGAGCGCAATCCGGCAGAACGCTCGAAGATTCTGCATGCAGCAGAAGCGTTGATCATGCGTGACCAGCCGATTGCGCCTTTGATGAATGACGCCAACCTTTGGCTCGTGGCCGACAAGGTCAAGGGCTGGGGCGATAACCCCAACAACGAACATCTGAGCAAATACCTCAGCGTTGAATAGCAAAGTCTGACGCGCAATCTGCACTCGCAGGTTGCGCGTCTTTCATTTGCCCGGCTCGTTATGTGCCACTTTTCCGACCGCAAAATCAAAAACCTGATCGACCCGCCGCTATTCTTTCACCGGATAGTGAACGGGAGAACATTGCCATTTCATACCGATCACTGACCAATCATTGGTGAGGAGACAGCCAGATGACGTTTGTAAAGTTCAATTTTACCGCCGCATTGCTTGCCGGATCGCTGCTTCTGGCTGCCAGCCCGGCGCTTGCCGAAGCTGTTCTGCACCGTGGCAACAGCGGTGAACCGCAAACGCTCGACCCGTCGCAGACATCGCTTGAAATCGAGGCCTTCATCCTGAAAGACCTTTACGAAGGTCTGACGAGCTATGATCCCGCTGGCAAGATCGTTCCGGGCGCTGCCGAAAGCTGGACTGTCTCTGACGATGGTACCGTTTACACGTTCAAGATCAGAGCCAATGCCAACTGGTCTGACGGATCGCCCGTTACCGCGGATGATTTCATTTTCTCGTTCAAGCGCGTCGAAGAGCCAAAGACGGCTGCTGGCTACGCCAATATGCTTTATCCGATTAAAAACGCTGAAAAGATCAACAAGGGCGAACTGCCTGTCGACCAGATGGGCATGAAGGCAATCGATGCCAAAACTCTTGAGATCACGCTGGAACGGTCAACACCGTTCTTCGTCGAATTGCTGGCGCACCAGACCGCGCTGCCTGTTAACAGGGCCAGCCTTGAAAAGAACGGCGCTGAGTTTATCAAGCCCGGCAAGCTTGTCTCCAACGGAGCGTTCCAGCTCGCCGAACACGTACAGAACGATCACCTGACAGCGGCCAAGAACCCGCATTACTGGGGCGCGGCGGATGTGAAACTGGACAAGGTGATCTTCAATCCGACCGAAGATCAGGCGGCAGCGGTGCGCCGCTTCGAAGCCAAGGAACTGGATCTCGTCTACAATTTCTCGGCTGACCAGATCGAACGTCTGCGCGCATCCATGGGTGATCAGGTTCGCATCACTCCGGCGCTGTCGACCTATTTCTACTCATTTGACACCCGCGTTGAACCCTTCAGCGATGTGCGTGTGCGCCGCGCATTGTCGATGACCATCGATCGCGATTTCCTGTCGAAGGAAATCTATAAGGGCGCCCAGCTTCCCGCCTATTCGCTCGTGCCGCTCGGCATTGCCAGCTACGGGGAACCGGCCAAATCAGATTTTGCCGACATGTCGCAGCTTGATCGCGAAGATAAAGCGCTCGAACTGATGAAAGAGGCGGGTTACGGCGAGGGCGGCAAGCCGCTCAATATCGAAATCCGCTACAACACCAATCCCAACCATGAGCGCGTAGCGATTGCCGTTGCGGATATGTGGAAGAAGGCATTCGGTGCCACCGTCACCCTGCTGCAGAACGACGTCAGCGCCCACTACGCTTACCTGAAAGAAGGCGGCAAATTCAATGTCGCCCGTGCTGGCTGGACGGCTGATTATGCCGATGCCGAGAACTTCATGGTCATTAATCTGAGCACCAACACCACGTTCAATTATGGCCGCTGGAACAACCCGGAATTTGATGCCCTCGTCAAAAAGTCCTATGACGAAAAAGACCCGGCTGCCCGCTCCAAAATCCTGCATGAAGCAGAAGCCTTGGTGCTGCGCGAACAGCCCGTCGCGCCGATGATGAATTTCGGCCAGCTCTGGCTCGTCTCCAACCGGGTGAAGGGTTGGGCAGATAACGGCACCAACGATCATCTCAGCAAATACCTTAGCCTTGAACAGTAACCGCTTGCCCGCTGCGCTGTGCGCAACGTGTTTGGATAGAGAGTGAAAGGACGGTCGACAATGTCTGTGAAATTCAATTTTCGTGTTGCGGCGCTGTTGGGCACATTGATGCTCGCTGCAAGTCCCGCGCTTGCCGAAGTGGTTCTGCATCGTGGTAATAGCGGCGAGCCCAATACGCTCGATCAGGCACAGACCTCCATCGACATCGAAGCTTTCATCGTCAAGGACCTGTATGAAGGGCTGACAATCTACGACGCCAGCGGCAAGATTGTTCCCGGTGCAGCGGAGAGCTGGAAAGTCTCCGATGATGGCACCATTTACACCTTCAAGTTGCGCGACAAGGCCAACTGGTCTGACGGCACGCCGGTTACGGCTGAGGATTTCGTCTTCTCCTATCACCGCATCGAAGACCCGAAGACAGCAGCCAAATACGCCAATATTCTTTATCCGATCAAAAATGCCGAAAAGATCAACAAGGGTGAAATGCCTATTGATCAGCTTGGCGTGAAGGCTGTTGATGCGAAGACGCTCGAAGTCACACTGGAGCGGGCAACACCCTTCTTTCTGGAACTGCTGGCACACCAGACCGCGCTGCCCATCAACAAGGCGAGCTTCGAAAAGAACGGCGCTGATTTCGTCAAGCCGGGCAAGCTGGTCAGCAATGGCGCATTCAAGCTGCTTGAACATGTGCCGAACGATCACCTGACTGCTGGAAAGAACCCCGAATATTGGGACGTTGCCAGCGTCAAGCTGGACAAGGTGGTTTTCTATCCAACCGAGGATGATGCGGCGGCGCTTCGGCGTTTTGAAGCCAAGGAAATGGATATCGTTTTCAATTTCTCGGCCGATCAGATCGCGCGCCTGCGCAAATCATGGGGTGAGCAGGTTCATATTTCACCGCGTCTTGGAACCTATTATTACGCCTTTGACTCGCGCACCGAGCCATTCAATGATGTTCGTGTGCGCAATGCGCTGTCCATGGCAATCGACCGCGATTTCCTTGCCAATGAAATTTATAGCGGCGCTCAGCTGCCAGCCTATTCCGTTGTCGCTCCGGGTATTGCCAGTTATGGCGAGCCGGAAAAACCTGCCTTTGCCGGCATGTCCCAGCTGGACCGTGACGACAAGGCAGTCGCCCTGATGAAGGAAGCCGGGTATGGCCCAGGTGGCAAACCGCTGAACATTGAAATCCGCTACAACACCAATGCCAACCACGAGCGCATCGCCACTGCGGTTGCTGATAACTGGAAGAAAACCTTCGGCGCCAACGTCACCCTGATGAACCTCGATGTGTCATCGCACTACGCCTACCTGCAGGAGGGCGGCAAGTTCAACGTCGCGCGGGCGGGATGGATTGCTGATTACGCCGATGCTGAAACCTTCCTCGCGCTCCACATGAGCACCAACAAGACCTTCAATTACGGACATTACAACAATCCGGAATATGACGCGCTGATGAAGAAATCCTATGACGAGCGCGATCCGGTGGCCCGTTCCAAAATCATGCACGAGGCCGAAGCCCTGCTGGCGCGGGACCAACCAACCACCACACTGATGAACAGTGCCAACCTTTGGCTTATCGCCACCAAAGTCAAAGGCTGGGTTGATAATGCGCCAAACGAACATCTGAGCAAATTTCTGAGCCTTGAATAGCAACCGCTGCACGCCGTGCCTTGGGCAGCGTGTTCAGATAGAGAAGAGAAAGGACGGTAGACGATGTCTGTGAAGTTCAATTTACGTGTCGCGGCGCTCTTGGGCGGGCTTATGCTGACGGCCAGTCCGGCCCTTGCTGAAGCGGTTCTGCATCGCGGCAATGCGGGCGAGCCCAACACGCTTGATCAGGCGCAGACATCCATCGATATCGAAGCCTTTGTGGTGAAAGACCTTTATGAAGGTCTGACCGTTTATGACGCCCACGGCGCTATCATACCGGGTGCAGCGGAAAGCTGGAAGGTCTCCGACGATGGCACCGTCTATACGTTCAAATTGCGCGCCAATGCCAATTGGTCCGATGGCACGCCAGTGACCGCAGAAGATTTCGTGTTCTCTTACCGCCGTATTGAGGACCCGAAAACCGCAGCGAAATACGCCAACATTCTCTATCCGATCAAAAATGCTGAAAAGATCAACAAAGGCGAACTACCGACCGATCAACTTGGTGTCAAAGCTGTCGACGCCAAGACCGTCGAGATCACACTGGAACGTGCGACGCCCTTCTTTATCCAGTTGATGGCGCACCAGACGGCGCTGCCCATCAGCAAGGCCAGTTACGAAAAGAATGGCCCTGATTTCGTCAAACCCGGCAAGATGGTTTCAAACGGCGCGTTTGAACTTGTCGACCATGTGCTCAACGATCATCTGACTGTCGCAAAGAATCCCGATTACTGGGATGCGGCCAACGTCAAACTGGACAAGGTCATCTTCTACCCACTTGAAGATGATGCAGCGGCGGTCCGCCGCTTCGAGGCAGGCGAGCTGGACACAGTCTACAATTTCTCGGCTGACCAGATCGAACGGCTGCGCAAATCATGGGGTGATCAGGTTCACGTCACACCAGCGCTGGCGACGTATTATTATGCGTTCGACAGCCGTACCGAACCGTTCAATGATGTTCGTGTACGCAACGCGCTTTCCATGTCTATTGATCGCGATTTCCTTACCAAGGAAATCTATAGCGGCGCGCAATTGCCAACCTATTCGCTCGTCCCTCCGGGCCTTGCCACCTATGGCGAACCATCCAAAGCCGCTTACGCTGACATGTCGCAGCTTGACCGCGACGACAAGGCCGCCGCCCTGATGAAAGAGGCTGGCTATGGCGAAGGCGGCAAGCCGCTCAATATCGAAATCCGCTATAACACCAATGCCAATCATGAGCGGGTTGCCACGGCTGTTGCCGATATGTGGAAAAAGGCATTCGGCGCAAAGGTCACTCTGATGAACCTCGATGTGTCATCGCATTATGCCTACCTGCAGGAGGGCGGCAAGTTCAATGTCGCCCGGGCCAGCTGGTTCGCCGATTATGCCGACGCTGAAAACTTCCTTGCCCTGAATGTCAGCAGCAACAAGACATTCAACTATGGCCATTACAACAATCCGGACTATGACGCGCTGATGAAAAAGTCCTATGACGAGCGCGATCCTGATGTCAGGTCAAAAATCATGCATGAGGCGGAAGCCCTGCTGACCCGCGATGAGCCCATCGCATCGCTGATGAACAGCGCCAATCTCTGGCTGATTTCCAAAAAGGTCAAAGGCTGGGGCGACAATCCAACCAACGAACATCTGAGCAAATATCTGAGCCTTGCGGAATAATGAGCCGGGTCCAATAGAGTGAGTAGGTGCAGCTACTGCGGAAGCTGCACAGAAGAGAGAGTATATCTCCATGTTTCATTTCGTCCTTCGCCGACTGGCGAGTGCGGTGCCGACATTGTTTATTGTCGTCACCATT is part of the Phyllobacterium sp. T1293 genome and encodes:
- a CDS encoding peptide ABC transporter substrate-binding protein, whose protein sequence is MTFVKFNFTAALLAGSLLLAASPALAEAVLHRGNSGEPQTLDPSQTSLEIEAFILKDLYEGLTSYDPAGKIVPGAAESWTVSDDGTVYTFKIRANANWSDGSPVTADDFIFSFKRVEEPKTAAGYANMLYPIKNAEKINKGELPVDQMGMKAIDAKTLEITLERSTPFFVELLAHQTALPVNRASLEKNGAEFIKPGKLVSNGAFQLAEHVQNDHLTAAKNPHYWGAADVKLDKVIFNPTEDQAAAVRRFEAKELDLVYNFSADQIERLRASMGDQVRITPALSTYFYSFDTRVEPFSDVRVRRALSMTIDRDFLSKEIYKGAQLPAYSLVPLGIASYGEPAKSDFADMSQLDREDKALELMKEAGYGEGGKPLNIEIRYNTNPNHERVAIAVADMWKKAFGATVTLLQNDVSAHYAYLKEGGKFNVARAGWTADYADAENFMVINLSTNTTFNYGRWNNPEFDALVKKSYDEKDPAARSKILHEAEALVLREQPVAPMMNFGQLWLVSNRVKGWADNGTNDHLSKYLSLEQ
- a CDS encoding peptide ABC transporter substrate-binding protein, whose protein sequence is MSVKFNFRVAALLGTLMLAASPALAEVVLHRGNSGEPNTLDQAQTSIDIEAFIVKDLYEGLTIYDASGKIVPGAAESWKVSDDGTIYTFKLRDKANWSDGTPVTAEDFVFSYHRIEDPKTAAKYANILYPIKNAEKINKGEMPIDQLGVKAVDAKTLEVTLERATPFFLELLAHQTALPINKASFEKNGADFVKPGKLVSNGAFKLLEHVPNDHLTAGKNPEYWDVASVKLDKVVFYPTEDDAAALRRFEAKEMDIVFNFSADQIARLRKSWGEQVHISPRLGTYYYAFDSRTEPFNDVRVRNALSMAIDRDFLANEIYSGAQLPAYSVVAPGIASYGEPEKPAFAGMSQLDRDDKAVALMKEAGYGPGGKPLNIEIRYNTNANHERIATAVADNWKKTFGANVTLMNLDVSSHYAYLQEGGKFNVARAGWIADYADAETFLALHMSTNKTFNYGHYNNPEYDALMKKSYDERDPVARSKIMHEAEALLARDQPTTTLMNSANLWLIATKVKGWVDNAPNEHLSKFLSLE
- a CDS encoding peptide ABC transporter substrate-binding protein, whose translation is MSVKFNLRVAALLGGLMLTASPALAEAVLHRGNAGEPNTLDQAQTSIDIEAFVVKDLYEGLTVYDAHGAIIPGAAESWKVSDDGTVYTFKLRANANWSDGTPVTAEDFVFSYRRIEDPKTAAKYANILYPIKNAEKINKGELPTDQLGVKAVDAKTVEITLERATPFFIQLMAHQTALPISKASYEKNGPDFVKPGKMVSNGAFELVDHVLNDHLTVAKNPDYWDAANVKLDKVIFYPLEDDAAAVRRFEAGELDTVYNFSADQIERLRKSWGDQVHVTPALATYYYAFDSRTEPFNDVRVRNALSMSIDRDFLTKEIYSGAQLPTYSLVPPGLATYGEPSKAAYADMSQLDRDDKAAALMKEAGYGEGGKPLNIEIRYNTNANHERVATAVADMWKKAFGAKVTLMNLDVSSHYAYLQEGGKFNVARASWFADYADAENFLALNVSSNKTFNYGHYNNPDYDALMKKSYDERDPDVRSKIMHEAEALLTRDEPIASLMNSANLWLISKKVKGWGDNPTNEHLSKYLSLAE